A window from Flammeovirgaceae bacterium encodes these proteins:
- a CDS encoding enoyl-CoA hydratase/isomerase family protein has protein sequence MENVLYEVKNRICFLTLNRPEKRNALNASTVADLKGLLARAEADAEVKVVVLRANGDVFCSGADLASLQQLQKNPYEENLKDSIHLKDLFLQVYTLKKVVVAQVQGHALAGGCGLVTVCDFAFAAPMAKMGYTEVRIGFVPAIVMVFLLRKVGEQKAKQLLLGGELVAGEEAVRFGLVNKIIASEELPGAVAAFCERLIQNNSAQSMELTKQMIARSQSMSLEEGLDYAARMNAQARGTDDCKRGIAAFLNKGKVAW, from the coding sequence ATGGAAAATGTATTGTACGAGGTAAAAAACCGGATATGCTTTTTAACGCTGAACCGTCCGGAAAAACGGAACGCACTTAATGCCAGCACCGTGGCCGACCTGAAGGGGCTGCTTGCCCGGGCCGAGGCCGATGCGGAGGTAAAGGTGGTCGTGCTGCGGGCCAATGGCGATGTGTTTTGCAGTGGTGCAGACCTTGCCTCCCTTCAACAGCTTCAAAAAAACCCTTATGAGGAAAATTTGAAAGACTCCATCCACCTAAAAGACCTTTTCCTCCAGGTGTACACCCTCAAGAAAGTGGTGGTGGCGCAGGTGCAGGGCCATGCCCTTGCTGGTGGCTGCGGGCTGGTGACCGTATGTGACTTTGCTTTTGCAGCCCCAATGGCGAAAATGGGATATACCGAAGTGCGCATCGGGTTTGTGCCCGCCATCGTGATGGTGTTTTTGCTTAGAAAAGTGGGCGAACAAAAGGCCAAGCAACTTCTTTTGGGTGGTGAACTGGTGGCCGGGGAGGAGGCCGTCCGGTTTGGGTTGGTCAACAAGATCATTGCCAGCGAAGAACTGCCCGGTGCGGTGGCCGCTTTTTGCGAACGGCTCATACAAAACAACTCTGCCCAGTCAATGGAACTGACCAAGCAAATGATTGCCCGGTCCCAATCGATGTCGTTGGAAGAAGGGCTGGACTATGCTGCCAGGATGAATGCCCAAGCAAGGGGCACGGACGATTGCAAGCGCGGTATAGCTGCTTTTCTCAACAAAGGAAAGGTGGCCTGGTAA
- a CDS encoding PhoH family protein: MIEKSVTLENISLPDFLGVENRNINQLALAFPKSKIVSRGNEILVQGDTDEIYQITDVLDSLIKHFHQYGKITEENVRGFVTREKQEFVAEGDPEGLLLYGTRGAPIKVKTVNQQRLVEAVKNNDLVFALGPAGTGKTYISVAMAVRALKNKQVKKIIITRPAVEAGENLGFLPGDLKEKIDPYLRPIYDALHDMVPFEKLGYYMEREIIEIAPLAYMRGRTLNNAFILLDEAQNTTPMQMKMFLTRMGPNSKMIVTGDTSQIDLPYKQSSGLKEAVRILNPVKGIGFVELNERDVVRHRLVKDIILAYEDRSGKPQD; encoded by the coding sequence TTGATAGAAAAAAGCGTAACACTGGAAAATATTTCGTTGCCCGATTTTCTCGGTGTGGAAAACAGGAACATCAACCAACTGGCATTGGCCTTTCCCAAAAGCAAAATCGTGTCCCGTGGAAATGAAATCCTGGTGCAAGGGGACACGGATGAAATCTATCAGATTACGGACGTGCTGGATTCCCTGATCAAACACTTTCACCAATATGGCAAGATCACCGAAGAGAACGTGCGGGGCTTTGTCACCAGGGAGAAGCAGGAATTTGTGGCGGAAGGCGACCCGGAAGGATTGTTGCTGTATGGCACACGGGGCGCCCCCATCAAGGTAAAGACAGTAAACCAGCAGCGCCTGGTGGAGGCGGTGAAGAACAATGACCTGGTGTTTGCCCTTGGGCCAGCCGGCACCGGCAAAACCTATATATCCGTGGCCATGGCGGTGCGGGCATTGAAAAACAAACAGGTAAAAAAAATTATCATTACGCGCCCGGCCGTGGAGGCAGGCGAAAACCTGGGCTTCCTGCCTGGCGACTTAAAGGAAAAGATCGACCCCTATTTGCGCCCGATCTATGACGCGCTCCATGACATGGTCCCCTTTGAAAAGTTGGGCTATTATATGGAACGCGAAATTATAGAAATCGCCCCCCTGGCCTACATGCGCGGGCGCACCCTGAACAATGCCTTCATCCTGTTGGACGAGGCCCAAAACACCACGCCCATGCAAATGAAAATGTTCCTCACGCGAATGGGCCCCAACTCGAAGATGATCGTGACAGGCGATACCTCGCAAATAGACCTTCCCTACAAACAAAGTTCGGGCCTGAAAGAGGCCGTCAGGATACTCAACCCGGTGAAGGGTATTGGCTTTGTGGAGCTCAATGAACGGGATGTGGTGCGCCACCGCCTCGTCAAGGACATCATCCTCGCCTACGAGGACCGGTCCGGCAAGCCGCAGGATTGA
- a CDS encoding antibiotic biosynthesis monooxygenase, with product MLTRIVRMHFTEAGVDEFLEIFNKNKEAIRSFPGCTHLQLLKDRDDPNSYTTLSHWDGPGSLENYRKSALFGSVWGRVKTLFSKRTQAYSLEKYIEL from the coding sequence ATGTTGACACGAATCGTAAGGATGCACTTCACCGAGGCAGGCGTTGACGAGTTCCTGGAAATTTTCAATAAGAACAAAGAGGCCATCAGGAGCTTTCCAGGATGCACGCACCTGCAACTGCTCAAAGACCGTGACGACCCGAACAGCTACACTACCCTGAGCCACTGGGACGGCCCCGGAAGCCTTGAAAACTACAGGAAGTCGGCCCTGTTTGGAAGCGTATGGGGGCGCGTCAAAACCTTGTTTTCCAAGCGCACCCAGGCCTACTCCCTGGAGAAATATATCGAGCTGTAA
- a CDS encoding RecQ family ATP-dependent DNA helicase, producing METPGHILRQYWGYDRFRPPQEDIINHVLAGKDTLALLPTGGGKSICFQVPALLMEGVCLVVTPLIALMEDQVGQLRGRGIEAIAVHSGMGRSEIDVALDNCAYGKIKFLYLSPERIQTEMFQARIQKVPVCLIAVDEAHCISHWGYDFRPSYLLISDLREWKPDVPVMALTATATKKVREDIVGKLALRNPGIYAKGYARENLSFVARKTENKEKQLLRVVQKVKGAAIVYVRSRRAAEKLSEWLTRNGVDATFYHAGLDYRQRNEHQRRWVEGEARVVVATNAFGMGIDKANVRTVVHMDIPETLEAYYQEAGRAGRDGKRSYAVVVYHPIDVKAVREKVGQSQPDAEVLKNTYQALSNYLQLAEGSAMGESFDFDLSAFCDRFGLKPITTFAALKKLEEQGFIQLNEGFHRPSKVHFLVGKKKLYEFQVANGHFDQLIKGLLRLYGGELFSSYVSVSEQQIGKAVGWNAAEARIGLGQLHKMQFLDYEPASGKPQVTFLTPRQDAGRLPLDTVRLGERRALALAKMEAMIEYVEQSHRCRTQFIQSYFDEEVFDTCGACDVCLEKKKKENRAQTKDYHDQVLLLLKQKPMTSEELEKAVGPTDQELLVEVIREMLDANEINYDEFWVLRAT from the coding sequence ATGGAAACCCCCGGGCACATACTGAGGCAATATTGGGGTTATGACCGGTTTCGCCCTCCACAGGAAGATATTATCAACCATGTGTTGGCAGGAAAGGATACCCTTGCCCTTTTGCCCACGGGTGGGGGAAAATCCATTTGCTTTCAGGTGCCTGCCTTGCTGATGGAGGGGGTGTGCCTGGTGGTTACCCCGCTGATCGCTTTGATGGAGGACCAGGTGGGCCAGCTCAGAGGGAGGGGGATTGAGGCCATTGCCGTCCACTCGGGTATGGGCCGAAGCGAAATAGACGTGGCCCTTGACAATTGCGCCTATGGGAAAATCAAATTTTTGTATTTGTCCCCGGAGCGCATCCAGACGGAAATGTTCCAGGCTAGGATTCAAAAAGTGCCGGTATGCCTGATTGCCGTTGACGAAGCCCATTGCATCTCCCATTGGGGCTATGACTTTCGCCCATCCTATTTGCTTATTTCCGACCTAAGGGAATGGAAGCCCGATGTGCCGGTGATGGCATTGACGGCCACCGCAACAAAAAAGGTAAGGGAAGATATAGTGGGCAAGCTGGCTTTGCGAAACCCGGGCATTTATGCCAAAGGTTACGCGCGGGAAAATTTGTCCTTTGTGGCCCGCAAAACGGAAAACAAGGAGAAGCAACTGCTACGGGTAGTACAAAAAGTGAAAGGCGCTGCCATCGTGTATGTGAGGTCGAGAAGGGCCGCTGAAAAACTGTCAGAATGGCTTACCCGGAACGGGGTTGACGCTACCTTTTACCATGCCGGGCTGGATTACCGCCAGCGGAACGAACACCAAAGGAGATGGGTTGAAGGGGAAGCCCGCGTGGTGGTGGCGACCAACGCTTTTGGCATGGGCATAGACAAGGCCAATGTAAGGACGGTGGTCCACATGGATATCCCGGAAACCCTGGAGGCATACTACCAGGAAGCCGGAAGGGCCGGACGTGACGGGAAACGTTCTTATGCCGTGGTGGTTTACCATCCTATTGATGTGAAGGCCGTACGCGAGAAGGTAGGGCAATCCCAACCGGATGCGGAGGTATTGAAAAACACCTACCAGGCGTTGTCGAATTACCTGCAACTTGCGGAAGGAAGTGCAATGGGCGAAAGTTTTGATTTCGACCTGTCCGCTTTTTGTGATCGTTTTGGCCTGAAGCCCATCACTACTTTTGCCGCCTTGAAAAAACTTGAAGAGCAAGGGTTCATCCAACTCAACGAGGGTTTCCACCGCCCTTCAAAGGTCCATTTTTTGGTGGGGAAGAAAAAGCTGTATGAATTCCAGGTGGCCAATGGCCATTTCGATCAACTGATAAAGGGCTTGCTTCGGTTGTATGGGGGCGAGTTGTTCTCTTCTTATGTCAGTGTTTCAGAACAGCAGATAGGAAAAGCGGTGGGCTGGAACGCTGCCGAGGCCAGGATAGGACTGGGCCAGTTGCATAAAATGCAGTTCCTGGACTATGAGCCGGCAAGCGGGAAGCCACAGGTCACATTTTTGACCCCACGGCAGGATGCCGGCCGTTTGCCGCTGGATACCGTGCGGCTGGGGGAGAGGAGGGCGCTGGCCTTGGCCAAAATGGAGGCGATGATCGAATACGTGGAACAATCCCACCGGTGCCGTACGCAATTCATTCAGTCTTATTTCGATGAGGAGGTTTTTGATACCTGTGGCGCCTGCGATGTTTGCCTGGAAAAGAAAAAAAAGGAAAACCGGGCACAGACAAAAGATTACCACGACCAGGTCCTATTGCTGTTAAAACAAAAGCCCATGACTTCCGAAGAGTTGGAAAAAGCCGTAGGCCCCACCGACCAGGAACTATTGGTGGAGGTGATTAGGGAAATGCTGGATGCCAATGAAATCAATTACGATGAATTCTGGGTGCTGAGGGCCACCTAA
- a CDS encoding phosphoglycerate kinase yields MKTVDDIDFFHKKALVRVDFNVPLDKSTLEVTDDNRIRATLPTIKKILQDGGSCILMSHLGRPKEGPEDRFSLRHTLNTARQLIGVNVQFANDCVGGEAQAKAGALKPGEVLLLENLRFHKGEEKGDPAFAEKLSKLGDVYVNDAFGTAHRAHASTATVAQFFKDKCAGLVMAAELANAGRVLTKANKPFTAIMGGAKISDKILIIENLLDKVDHLIIGGGMGYTFFKALGGQTGNSLVEEDKLGLAKDLIRQAKDKGVELHLPMDSIIADKFDANANIEVANNHAIKAGWMGLDIGPQAAKVFSEVILASKTILWNGPMGVFEMEKFEKGTKAVAEAIVKATEKGAFSLIGGGDSAAAVAKFNFSDKVSYVSTGGGALLEYFEGKELPGVKALG; encoded by the coding sequence ATGAAAACCGTGGACGACATCGACTTCTTTCATAAAAAGGCACTGGTGCGCGTTGATTTCAATGTGCCGCTGGACAAAAGCACGTTGGAGGTAACAGACGACAACCGTATCAGGGCCACCTTGCCCACCATAAAAAAAATCTTACAGGATGGCGGCAGTTGCATCCTCATGTCGCACCTGGGAAGGCCCAAAGAGGGCCCTGAAGACCGGTTTTCGCTCAGGCATACGCTTAATACCGCGCGGCAATTGATTGGCGTAAACGTGCAATTTGCAAATGACTGCGTTGGCGGGGAAGCGCAGGCAAAGGCAGGGGCCCTAAAACCGGGGGAGGTATTGTTGCTGGAGAACCTGCGTTTTCACAAAGGGGAGGAAAAGGGCGACCCCGCTTTTGCGGAAAAGCTGTCGAAGTTGGGTGACGTATACGTAAATGACGCATTCGGTACTGCGCACCGCGCCCATGCCTCCACGGCCACCGTGGCACAATTTTTTAAGGATAAATGTGCAGGCCTGGTGATGGCCGCTGAACTCGCCAATGCCGGCCGTGTGCTCACAAAAGCAAACAAGCCTTTTACGGCCATTATGGGCGGGGCAAAAATTTCCGACAAAATATTGATCATCGAGAACCTGCTTGACAAGGTGGACCACCTCATCATCGGGGGTGGCATGGGCTATACCTTCTTCAAAGCGTTGGGCGGGCAAACCGGCAACTCCCTGGTGGAAGAGGATAAGCTGGGGCTGGCCAAGGACCTTATCCGGCAGGCCAAGGACAAAGGCGTGGAGCTCCACCTCCCAATGGATTCCATTATTGCCGATAAATTCGATGCCAATGCCAACATTGAAGTGGCAAACAACCATGCCATAAAAGCAGGATGGATGGGCCTGGACATCGGCCCGCAGGCCGCCAAGGTCTTCAGCGAGGTTATCCTAGCCTCAAAAACCATTTTATGGAATGGGCCGATGGGCGTGTTTGAGATGGAAAAATTTGAAAAAGGCACCAAAGCCGTGGCGGAGGCCATTGTAAAGGCCACGGAAAAGGGTGCTTTTTCCCTGATTGGAGGCGGGGACTCCGCAGCAGCGGTGGCGAAGTTCAACTTCAGCGACAAGGTAAGCTATGTGTCCACCGGGGGAGGGGCCTTGTTGGAATACTTTGAAGGCAAGGAATTGCCTGGCGTGAAGGCCCTGGGATAA
- a CDS encoding SAM-dependent chlorinase/fluorinase: protein MAIVTLLTDSGKSDHYIGAIKAAILKVNPGIHIVDISHQVEACDVAHGAFLLRAAFRDFPKGTVHLVGVDAIGNPGDAHVALQLEDHFFTGVDNGLFGLISAKPHQQLVALNTINTVESTFPEKDILAPAAAKLASGVAITSLGKAMPSFKKMIDRHVKATRKQISGHVIRVDHFGNLITNIPKADFDILSKGKNYTVQFGGEKSRRIHTNYNQTEQGDCFLIFNSLGLLEIGIYKGNASELLGLAYDSPIGITFDE, encoded by the coding sequence ATGGCCATTGTAACCCTCCTTACCGACAGCGGAAAAAGCGACCACTACATTGGGGCAATAAAGGCCGCCATTTTAAAGGTAAACCCAGGCATCCATATCGTGGACATCAGCCACCAGGTGGAAGCCTGTGACGTTGCCCACGGGGCATTCCTCCTCAGGGCAGCATTCAGGGATTTTCCCAAGGGCACCGTGCACCTGGTGGGCGTGGACGCCATCGGAAACCCTGGCGATGCGCACGTAGCCCTGCAGTTGGAGGACCATTTTTTTACCGGGGTGGACAACGGCCTGTTTGGGCTGATCAGTGCCAAGCCGCACCAACAACTGGTGGCGCTCAACACCATCAATACGGTGGAATCCACCTTCCCGGAAAAGGACATCCTGGCCCCGGCCGCGGCAAAACTTGCCAGTGGGGTTGCCATTACCAGCCTGGGAAAAGCAATGCCCTCCTTTAAGAAAATGATCGACAGGCACGTTAAGGCCACGCGGAAGCAAATCTCCGGGCATGTGATAAGGGTGGACCATTTTGGAAACCTCATCACCAATATCCCCAAAGCCGATTTCGACATTTTGAGCAAAGGAAAAAACTATACCGTACAGTTTGGCGGGGAAAAATCCAGGCGCATACACACCAATTACAACCAAACGGAGCAGGGCGATTGTTTTCTTATATTCAATAGCCTGGGCTTACTTGAAATTGGCATTTACAAGGGCAACGCCAGCGAGCTTTTAGGGCTGGCTTACGACAGCCCCATTGGTATAACTTTTGACGAATAA
- a CDS encoding ComEC/Rec2 family competence protein, translated as MFRWVPYAMVRIAACFMAGILLAIYQPQIMALGTAGKILWGIVGAYLALYGLVSGKGRSWLLGAVGLLAVFVAGYVHLLSYSDWGRSGHLSTYNGDIKYYQARLMGLPEEKANSYKYTVRVLGTSDGEAWHPTDTKALVYIKKGKGQPKYFYGDDILVKGRPQLLAPPQNPHEFDFKRFLGFKNIHYQQFVNNSQVRLISQAKTKGLRYYSFVAREWGAKQLKAQLPGKHEQAIALALTLGVTEGIDNELQSAYASSGAMHVLAVSGLHVGILYGIVMLLFRPFRNLSWSRWLVAGISLLVLWSFAFITGLSPSVLRAVTMFSFISIAKPFGRRTSIYNTLAASAFILLWADPYLTMSVGFQLSYLAVLGIVAIHRPLYQWWEPRNAVLDWVWNISCVSIAAQLATFSLGLLYFHQFPVYFLFSNLFVIPGAILVLLSSILVIATSALPVLPGIFGLLLKGLAQLLNFAVFSFEKLPYGLVNDIYITTLQCWLLMLAIGFFLLLVNEKKFYLMVASFGCVVAFSWLQWQHHGREVDTQRLVVYNISRHQGLEWVANGRSKFFGDPALIADQEKMRFHVKPNRLFCGVKEVEACPTIKVRVIHQQGMNIGLVSGPILKWPPNLKLDYLIVGNNSFRSLAQARNIVNFDKLILDGSNSSYLARRMRKEDDEVVHAVQYEGAYVEIF; from the coding sequence ATGTTCCGGTGGGTGCCCTATGCCATGGTCAGGATTGCCGCATGCTTTATGGCAGGGATTTTATTGGCCATTTACCAGCCCCAAATAATGGCCTTGGGGACAGCGGGGAAAATACTATGGGGCATTGTTGGCGCGTACCTGGCCCTTTATGGGCTCGTTTCGGGAAAGGGACGCTCCTGGCTTCTGGGGGCAGTGGGCCTCCTTGCCGTTTTTGTGGCGGGCTATGTGCACCTCTTGTCGTACTCCGATTGGGGCCGCAGCGGCCACCTCTCCACCTATAATGGCGACATTAAGTACTACCAGGCACGGCTCATGGGCCTTCCCGAGGAAAAAGCCAATTCTTACAAATACACGGTAAGGGTGTTGGGCACAAGTGATGGGGAGGCCTGGCACCCTACCGATACCAAGGCATTGGTCTATATTAAAAAGGGGAAAGGGCAGCCCAAATATTTTTATGGCGATGATATATTGGTGAAGGGCAGGCCTCAACTGTTGGCCCCTCCACAAAACCCGCATGAATTTGACTTCAAAAGGTTTTTGGGTTTTAAAAACATCCATTACCAACAATTTGTAAATAACAGCCAGGTCCGGTTGATCTCCCAGGCAAAAACAAAGGGCTTGCGGTATTACTCCTTTGTCGCCCGGGAGTGGGGCGCAAAACAGCTCAAGGCACAATTGCCGGGCAAGCATGAGCAGGCCATAGCCCTGGCCCTTACATTGGGGGTTACCGAGGGCATTGACAATGAACTGCAAAGCGCCTATGCTTCCAGTGGCGCCATGCACGTGCTGGCCGTCTCCGGGCTGCATGTGGGCATCTTATACGGTATTGTGATGTTGTTGTTTAGGCCCTTTAGGAACTTGTCGTGGAGCAGGTGGTTGGTTGCGGGCATTAGCCTATTGGTTTTGTGGTCCTTTGCCTTTATCACAGGGCTGTCCCCTTCGGTGTTGAGGGCGGTCACCATGTTTTCTTTTATTTCCATTGCGAAGCCTTTTGGCAGGAGGACGAGTATTTACAATACCCTTGCCGCATCTGCATTTATATTGTTATGGGCCGACCCGTACCTGACCATGTCCGTAGGGTTTCAGTTGTCTTACCTGGCAGTGCTGGGAATAGTGGCCATCCATAGGCCCCTTTACCAATGGTGGGAACCCCGGAATGCCGTGCTCGACTGGGTGTGGAACATCTCTTGCGTTTCCATAGCGGCACAATTGGCCACGTTTTCCCTGGGGCTGTTGTACTTTCATCAATTCCCGGTGTATTTTTTGTTTTCCAATCTTTTTGTGATACCCGGGGCCATCCTGGTGTTGCTGTCCAGTATCCTGGTCATTGCCACGAGTGCCCTCCCTGTACTGCCCGGAATTTTTGGCCTCCTGTTAAAGGGGTTGGCCCAACTGCTCAATTTTGCGGTGTTCTCTTTTGAGAAACTCCCCTATGGCCTGGTCAACGATATTTACATCACTACCCTCCAATGTTGGTTGCTGATGCTGGCGATTGGTTTTTTTCTCCTGTTGGTAAACGAAAAGAAATTTTACCTGATGGTGGCCTCTTTTGGTTGTGTGGTGGCCTTTTCCTGGCTCCAGTGGCAACACCATGGAAGGGAGGTGGACACACAGCGTTTGGTTGTTTATAACATTTCCCGCCACCAGGGCTTGGAGTGGGTGGCCAATGGCCGTTCAAAATTTTTTGGGGACCCCGCCCTGATTGCCGACCAGGAAAAAATGCGTTTTCACGTAAAGCCCAACCGCTTGTTCTGTGGCGTGAAGGAGGTGGAGGCGTGCCCCACCATCAAGGTAAGGGTAATCCACCAACAGGGGATGAACATTGGACTGGTTAGCGGCCCCATCCTCAAATGGCCACCCAACCTGAAATTGGACTACCTGATTGTGGGCAATAATTCATTCCGGTCGTTGGCCCAGGCCCGGAATATCGTCAATTTTGATAAATTGATATTGGATGGCAGCAACAGTTCATATCTTGCAAGGCGCATGCGAAAGGAAGACGATGAGGTTGTCCATGCCGTTCAGTATGAGGGCGCTTACGTGGAAATATTTTGA